From Acidobacteriota bacterium, a single genomic window includes:
- a CDS encoding zf-HC2 domain-containing protein: protein MNCETLQLSLSLYPDGSLSSEDKAVVDSHLVTCPICRQKLDDFELLRSSLRRISRPAVPADLTSTVRSAMRTELYRSRNSRFGFVPEGFREFLKMRVMPYAVGSAASVVIGFTMLWMLLSGTAGPARDVASTQDSTTPVFLPPVTSSVGDVITPTAFAAERIAVSGESPSINPEGALIALTKSLTRGSMKDSEVVVVADVFSDGLAIVDEVVEPLDDSRTLIELEKALRQDASNAPFVPASLDRRADSVRVVLRIQRVDVSTKKPKTKK from the coding sequence ATGAACTGCGAAACTTTACAACTTAGCCTATCGCTCTATCCGGACGGATCTTTGTCGTCTGAAGATAAGGCCGTCGTGGATTCGCATCTCGTAACGTGTCCGATTTGCCGCCAGAAGCTTGATGATTTTGAACTGTTGCGTTCGAGCCTCAGACGGATTTCGCGGCCGGCGGTACCCGCCGATCTGACCTCGACGGTCAGGAGTGCGATGAGAACCGAGCTTTACCGTTCGAGGAATTCGCGTTTCGGTTTCGTTCCCGAGGGTTTTCGGGAGTTTCTCAAGATGCGCGTGATGCCGTACGCGGTCGGCAGCGCGGCGTCGGTCGTCATCGGATTCACGATGCTCTGGATGTTGCTTTCGGGAACGGCCGGACCGGCGCGCGACGTCGCATCGACACAGGATTCAACAACGCCCGTTTTCCTTCCGCCGGTAACCTCGAGCGTCGGAGACGTGATCACGCCTACGGCATTTGCGGCGGAACGAATCGCCGTTTCGGGTGAATCGCCGAGCATCAACCCTGAAGGCGCGCTCATCGCTTTGACCAAGTCCCTGACCCGCGGGTCGATGAAGGACAGCGAGGTGGTCGTGGTCGCGGATGTTTTCAGCGACGGATTGGCGATCGTTGACGAGGTCGTCGAACCGCTCGACGATTCGCGGACGCTCATCGAACTTGAAAAAGCGTTGCGGCAGGACGCATCAAACGCACCGTTCGTCCCGGCATCGCTTGACCGACGCGCTGATTCGGTGCGGGTAGTCCTCCGGATCCAGCGGGTCGACGTGAGCACGAAAAAACCAAAAACGAAGAAATAA
- a CDS encoding carotenoid 1,2-hydratase, with protein sequence MEKQDSIFENFEKTAAELFENLAVTFAGPAETLRDGTELDPVTLPRDLYAHHGAQTEWWYYTGHGETSSGKRFGFELVFFKRRTDLDKFSMVPLRILGNPIYFAHFALTDVDGEKFQYAHRKSSNGWFDYPASASENHFHLRLGDWSLRESHGTQILRATVGDLVFEADLKPSKAPILNGRNKDGVSYKDEGEASRYFAYTRMEMEGDIVRGGRAEHFKGSAWMDREFGTWTPTENQKGWDWFSIQLENNTELMCYQLRDSENRVSPFSSGTFIDADGKFTPLTHEDFSIEPTGFWKSPASGATYPSGWRVKCDRFGLNLLVTPYLREQELDTRGTTMIIYWEGACEVAGDVGGRAYVELVGYDRSHESPNLAYFLMGNQFVG encoded by the coding sequence ATGGAAAAGCAAGACAGCATATTCGAGAATTTTGAAAAGACGGCCGCGGAACTATTTGAGAATCTCGCGGTCACGTTTGCCGGGCCGGCCGAAACTTTGCGTGACGGAACCGAACTCGATCCGGTAACTCTGCCGCGCGACCTCTACGCGCACCACGGGGCGCAAACCGAATGGTGGTACTACACGGGTCACGGCGAGACTTCGTCGGGAAAGCGTTTCGGATTCGAACTCGTATTCTTCAAACGGCGGACCGACCTCGACAAATTCTCGATGGTTCCGTTGCGGATCCTCGGCAATCCCATCTATTTCGCGCATTTCGCCCTGACCGACGTCGACGGCGAGAAATTTCAATACGCGCATCGCAAAAGCTCTAACGGTTGGTTCGACTATCCGGCCTCGGCGAGCGAGAACCATTTTCACCTTCGGCTCGGCGACTGGTCGCTGCGTGAATCGCACGGGACGCAGATCCTCCGCGCGACCGTCGGCGATCTCGTCTTCGAAGCCGATCTCAAGCCGTCGAAAGCGCCGATCCTGAACGGCCGCAACAAGGACGGCGTGTCGTACAAGGACGAAGGCGAAGCCTCGCGCTACTTTGCATATACGCGGATGGAAATGGAAGGCGATATCGTCCGCGGCGGACGAGCCGAGCATTTCAAGGGTTCGGCGTGGATGGATCGCGAGTTCGGAACGTGGACGCCGACCGAGAACCAAAAAGGCTGGGATTGGTTCTCGATCCAACTTGAAAACAATACGGAGCTGATGTGCTATCAACTGCGCGACAGCGAGAATCGGGTCTCGCCGTTCTCAAGCGGGACGTTCATCGACGCCGATGGCAAGTTCACGCCGCTCACGCACGAGGATTTCTCGATCGAGCCGACGGGCTTTTGGAAATCGCCCGCATCGGGCGCGACCTACCCAAGCGGTTGGCGGGTCAAATGCGACCGATTCGGACTCAACCTGCTGGTGACGCCGTATCTTCGCGAACAGGAACTCGACACGCGCGGAACGACGATGATCATTTACTGGGAAGGCGCCTGCGAAGTCGCCGGCGACGTCGGCGGACGCGCATATGTTGAGTTGGTCGGCTATGACCGTTCGCACGAATCTCCTAATCTGGCCTATTTCTTGATGGGAAACCAGTTCGTTGGATAA
- a CDS encoding tetratricopeptide repeat protein, whose translation MQRYKLIRFFVLFIVLSIAAGSAVSVPAQSKKDRERARKIAVQGDALFNKKDYRGAIGKYAEAIVVFPGYAAAHYWKAYAHYYLKENDQALTDFDAAIAKGYDKPIEIYRVRWFLYFEKGDYDAAFRDASEAARIEPKNANYQFALGDIFKAKKQYPEAIESYKRGLQFRPNEADVHYNLAESYANVGDYLNQGFAALDALKYKTRFVGESYFLVADALYRAKKYDEAIEYYERAINVKPEIYGAYIALSDIYRIKNRFADAVATAKKGIERYPTDYNLWIGLSWYYSLADRHQDAVIAAQAAIKLDSAQSMGYTNLCRALNDTKQYSQAVQACNSALRINPGDGESHLYIARAYEFLNQTDRAVDNYNKAITGLIKYTQENPDYSDGFYLLGNAYFALQKDNDAIRAYLECLRLAPNFARARYTLGYSYFSVGNKSAAREQYNLLLNLDPVLAEKLRAVIEK comes from the coding sequence ATGCAAAGGTACAAATTGATTAGATTTTTCGTTTTGTTCATCGTTCTTTCGATCGCCGCCGGATCGGCGGTCTCGGTTCCCGCGCAGTCAAAAAAAGATCGCGAACGGGCCCGCAAGATCGCTGTTCAGGGCGACGCGTTGTTCAACAAAAAGGACTATCGCGGCGCGATCGGCAAGTATGCCGAGGCGATCGTCGTTTTTCCCGGCTATGCGGCGGCTCATTACTGGAAGGCGTACGCCCATTACTATTTGAAGGAAAACGACCAGGCGCTGACCGATTTTGACGCCGCCATCGCCAAGGGCTACGACAAACCGATCGAGATCTATCGTGTGCGTTGGTTCCTGTATTTCGAGAAGGGCGACTACGACGCCGCGTTCCGCGATGCCTCCGAGGCGGCGCGGATCGAACCGAAGAACGCCAACTATCAATTCGCACTCGGTGACATTTTCAAGGCCAAGAAACAGTATCCGGAAGCGATCGAGAGTTACAAGAGAGGGCTTCAGTTCCGTCCGAACGAGGCGGATGTTCATTACAATCTCGCCGAATCTTATGCGAACGTCGGCGATTATCTGAACCAGGGGTTCGCGGCGCTCGATGCTCTGAAGTACAAAACGCGGTTCGTCGGCGAGTCTTATTTTTTGGTCGCGGACGCGCTCTATCGTGCGAAGAAGTATGACGAAGCGATCGAATACTACGAACGCGCGATCAACGTCAAGCCCGAGATCTACGGTGCTTATATTGCGCTTTCGGACATCTACCGGATCAAGAACCGCTTCGCCGATGCGGTCGCGACCGCGAAAAAGGGAATCGAGCGTTACCCGACGGATTACAACCTTTGGATCGGATTGAGTTGGTATTACAGCCTCGCCGACAGGCATCAGGACGCGGTGATCGCGGCGCAGGCAGCGATCAAACTCGATTCGGCGCAGTCGATGGGATATACGAACCTTTGCCGTGCCCTCAACGACACGAAACAATACAGTCAGGCGGTTCAGGCTTGCAACTCGGCCTTGCGGATCAATCCTGGCGACGGTGAAAGCCATCTTTACATCGCCCGCGCGTACGAGTTCTTGAATCAAACCGATCGCGCCGTCGACAACTACAACAAGGCGATCACGGGACTGATCAAATATACTCAGGAGAATCCGGACTATTCGGACGGGTTTTATCTGCTCGGCAACGCATACTTCGCGCTTCAGAAGGACAACGACGCGATCAGGGCATATCTCGAATGCCTGCGGCTTGCGCCCAATTTTGCCCGGGCGCGATACACGCTTGGATATTCGTATTTCTCGGTCGGCAACAAATCGGCCGCACGTGAGCAATACAATCTGCTTCTGAACCTTGATCCGGTTTTGGCCGAGAAACTGCGGGCGGTGATCGAGAAATAG
- a CDS encoding protein kinase gives MTPLAQNTLLQNRYLVGQMIGQGGMGEVYLAIDQRVGGPVVIKRTYFAGDDVLGGGFENEARALGRLRHQALPKVSDHFVENGEQFLVMDHVAGDDLSKRLATTQTPFPLSWVMFWADQLLDALVYLHSNEPAIVHRDIKPQNLKLTENNNVVLLDFGLSRKGVAKLEGGAGSAGFAKPYAPLEQIRGAETNPRSDIFSFSATLYFLLTNVVPPDATQRADAVLSGRPDPLRPISQINPEVPASVSEVIQKGMAVSQDQRFADARSMQKALREAFARMNEATSEKTVVMNAPVETSPGEAQMASKEDMGAATIPFGMVVNLPEPSTPAPAEVQPAEFDATIRYDGPIIDAPAAPDSTPKQADIKTEVFISPNLTFEEPSAPFTETPAPAPFTEMPESFGETPSAPAAANETFLPDATVPIVNLDAPEAPAPHNDQTGSYGGFSETSDFSVPASPFADGGFSETPAAESFAQPEPEPASPAAVAAVAAAPEKKKTSKGFLIGVLIALFLLMILGAGGAGLAWYVYSGKGSLFGPSETPTPLPTPSASPTVTATPTPDESNTSNQNGTVDSSPSPTVSPEPTATPATDVTPDRQNTPVTRPTNVPPTPRPTQVTPQTPRPTIKPTVKPSAKPTLRGREIPQ, from the coding sequence ATGACACCATTAGCACAAAACACTTTACTGCAGAACCGATATCTTGTCGGCCAGATGATCGGCCAGGGCGGAATGGGCGAGGTTTATCTCGCGATAGATCAGCGCGTCGGCGGTCCGGTGGTGATCAAGCGCACCTATTTTGCCGGCGACGACGTTCTCGGCGGCGGTTTCGAAAACGAGGCGCGTGCGCTCGGGCGTCTGCGACACCAAGCGCTGCCGAAGGTTTCCGACCATTTCGTCGAGAACGGCGAACAGTTTCTCGTGATGGATCATGTTGCCGGCGACGACCTGTCAAAACGCCTCGCAACGACGCAAACGCCGTTTCCGCTGAGTTGGGTGATGTTCTGGGCCGACCAATTGCTCGACGCGCTCGTTTATCTTCACTCGAACGAGCCGGCGATCGTCCATCGCGACATCAAGCCGCAAAATCTCAAACTGACGGAAAACAACAACGTCGTTTTGCTCGATTTCGGGCTGTCCCGAAAGGGAGTTGCGAAACTTGAGGGCGGCGCGGGATCTGCGGGTTTCGCCAAGCCCTACGCGCCGCTTGAGCAGATCCGCGGCGCCGAAACCAACCCGCGAAGCGATATTTTTTCGTTCTCCGCGACGCTCTACTTTCTTTTGACGAACGTTGTCCCGCCGGATGCGACCCAGCGGGCCGACGCCGTTCTGAGTGGGAGACCCGATCCGCTTCGGCCGATAAGCCAGATCAATCCGGAAGTTCCGGCTTCGGTCTCGGAAGTGATCCAGAAGGGAATGGCGGTTAGCCAGGACCAGCGTTTCGCTGATGCGCGATCGATGCAAAAAGCACTCCGCGAGGCGTTCGCGCGGATGAACGAGGCGACTTCCGAGAAGACCGTCGTGATGAATGCGCCGGTAGAGACGTCTCCCGGCGAAGCGCAAATGGCCTCAAAAGAAGATATGGGCGCGGCAACCATCCCGTTCGGAATGGTCGTCAATTTGCCGGAACCGTCGACCCCGGCCCCGGCGGAGGTTCAGCCCGCCGAGTTTGACGCGACGATCCGCTATGACGGCCCGATCATCGACGCGCCGGCGGCTCCGGATTCGACGCCGAAACAGGCCGATATCAAGACCGAGGTCTTCATCTCGCCGAACCTGACTTTTGAGGAACCTTCGGCGCCGTTCACCGAAACACCGGCTCCGGCGCCGTTCACAGAGATGCCCGAGTCTTTTGGCGAGACGCCTTCTGCGCCGGCGGCGGCGAACGAGACATTTCTTCCCGACGCAACCGTGCCGATCGTGAATCTGGACGCGCCCGAGGCACCGGCTCCGCATAACGATCAAACGGGTTCGTACGGCGGATTTTCCGAAACGAGCGATTTTTCGGTTCCGGCTTCGCCGTTTGCGGACGGCGGTTTTTCGGAGACGCCGGCGGCCGAATCATTCGCGCAGCCAGAGCCTGAACCGGCGAGTCCGGCGGCGGTGGCGGCAGTTGCCGCCGCGCCCGAAAAGAAAAAGACGTCGAAGGGATTCCTGATCGGAGTGTTGATCGCGTTGTTCCTGCTGATGATTCTCGGCGCGGGCGGCGCCGGTCTCGCTTGGTACGTCTATTCGGGCAAAGGCAGTTTGTTCGGTCCGTCCGAAACGCCGACACCGTTGCCGACGCCGTCAGCTTCGCCGACCGTGACGGCGACGCCGACGCCGGACGAATCGAACACCTCGAATCAAAACGGAACGGTCGATTCGTCGCCGTCGCCGACCGTGTCGCCGGAACCGACCGCGACTCCGGCAACCGATGTGACGCCTGACCGACAGAATACGCCTGTAACGCGACCGACGAACGTTCCGCCGACGCCGCGTCCGACGCAGGTAACTCCGCAGACGCCTCGGCCGACGATCAAGCCGACCGTCAAACCGTCGGCCAAACCGACGCTTCGCGGACGCGAGATTCCGCAGTAA
- a CDS encoding VWA domain-containing protein: protein MFRKLLFFLPFTLFLCAGIAFAQDDEPITVDSSIVRLNVGVVDRQGRPITSLSKDNFAIFEDGVKQSISRFEPTVAPFSVVMILDMSGSTLGFRETIRQSAYRFVDALAPDDRVAVIEFYDKVNLRNDFTTDRKTIGNSIGVANGRGKTQLYKALDFSLEKLKGEGKRRKAIIVLTDGVDTAARDIDRDFLQRVNEKDLSAAIKPEASDLLVRVLGKSDVQGVTIYPLALPTGDPFKLADPTPIQIAMFSAARQRLQIMADRTGGRLNTINRLEEMGRLYAAVAAELRTLYTIEYQSTNEKRDGKWRTIRLDVDNAELISRTRPGYFAK from the coding sequence ATGTTTCGCAAACTTTTATTCTTTCTACCATTTACGTTGTTCCTGTGCGCCGGCATCGCGTTCGCGCAGGACGATGAGCCGATCACGGTCGATTCCTCGATCGTCCGGCTGAACGTCGGCGTCGTCGACCGCCAGGGGCGCCCGATCACCAGTCTCTCAAAAGACAATTTCGCGATCTTTGAGGACGGCGTCAAACAGTCGATCTCGCGTTTCGAGCCGACCGTCGCGCCGTTCTCGGTCGTGATGATCCTTGATATGTCGGGTTCGACGCTCGGGTTTCGCGAAACGATCCGGCAGTCGGCATATCGCTTCGTCGACGCGCTCGCGCCCGACGACCGGGTCGCGGTCATTGAATTTTACGACAAGGTCAATCTCCGCAACGATTTCACGACCGACCGAAAGACGATCGGAAATTCGATCGGCGTCGCCAACGGGCGCGGAAAGACGCAGCTTTACAAGGCGCTCGATTTCTCGCTCGAAAAGCTCAAGGGCGAGGGAAAACGCCGGAAGGCGATCATCGTTCTGACCGATGGAGTCGACACTGCGGCCCGCGACATCGATCGTGATTTTCTGCAGAGGGTGAACGAAAAGGATCTGAGTGCGGCGATCAAACCCGAGGCGAGCGATTTGCTCGTTCGCGTCCTCGGCAAGTCGGACGTTCAGGGCGTGACGATCTATCCTCTCGCGCTGCCGACCGGAGACCCTTTCAAACTGGCCGATCCGACGCCGATCCAGATCGCGATGTTCTCGGCCGCGCGCCAGCGCCTGCAGATAATGGCCGACCGCACCGGCGGACGGCTCAACACGATCAACCGACTCGAAGAAATGGGCCGTCTCTACGCCGCCGTCGCCGCCGAACTTCGGACGCTCTACACGATCGAATATCAGTCGACCAACGAAAAGCGCGACGGCAAATGGCGCACCATCCGCCTCGACGTCGACAACGCGGAACTGATCTCAAGAACCCGGCCCGGATATTTCGCGAAATAA